The genome window GGTTCGGCGGTCTCCGGCAGCCGGGCCACGTCCAGCAGCTCGGCGATCGCGGCCGGCATGCCGGTGAGCGAGGCGAACCGGCGGGCCGGCGGGAACCCCAGCTCGGTCCGCTCGGCCAGCTCGCGGTCGGCGAAGCCGGCCGGGTCCCAGCGCACCAGCGCCTGCACCACCGGCAGCCCCGCGTCCGCGCCGACCACGACCTTGCCGCCGGAGCCGGCCGGCCGGACCAGTGCGGCCGCGTTCGCCCACCGCCGCAGGGTCTCCTCGCCGGCCCGCAGGTCGGGCCGGCTCAGCAGGGCCCAGCCGTCCAGCAGCAGCGCCGCGCCGTAGCCGCCCTCGGCCCGCGGCTCGGCTCCCGGGGTGGCGACCACCAGCGCCGGCCCCCCCGGCACGGTGGTGAGCACCGCGGCCCCGCCGGAGGTCCGCACCGGGACGCCGGGGAACGCCCGGCCCAGCTCCTCCGCGGTCCGGCCGGCGCCGACCACGACCGCCCGCAGCCGGGTGAAGCCGCAGACCCCGCAGGACCAGTTCGCGGCCGGGCGGCCGCACCAGCGGCAGGCCGGGACGGTGTCGCCGCCGCCGGCCGCGAGCGGCCCGGAGCAGTGCCCGCAGCGGGCCGGGGTCCGGCAGCGGGCGCAGGCCAGCGAGGGGACGTAGCCGCGGCGCGGCACCTGGACCAGCACCGGCGCGCCCGCGGCCAGCGCCTCCCGGGCCGTACGCCAGGCCAGCGTGGGCAGCCGGGCCGTCCGGGCGCCGGCGTCGCGACCCATCTCGACGTCGTCGCCGGCCGCGCCGACCCGCGGGGCGGCCGCGCGGACCGCCTCCCGGTCGGCGACGATCGGCTGGGCCCAGCCGGTGCCGACCAGCTGCTGGGCCTCGGCCGTACGCGCGTACCCGCCCAGCAGCGCCGCGGTCCCCTCCAGATGGGCCCGCAGCAGCAGCAGGTCGCGGGCGTGCG of Mycobacteriales bacterium contains these proteins:
- a CDS encoding primosome assembly protein PriA (binding of PriA to forked DNA starts the assembly of the primosome, also possesses 3'-5' helicase activity); amino-acid sequence: GWGAYRAGAGFVGAIAEGRAARAVWSALPGEDWAARYAEAAAAALSAGRGALLVVPDRTDLDRLDAALTAVLGAGMHVALAADLGPAERYRRWLRVRRGGVRVVAGTRAAGFAPVADLGLVAIWDDGDDLHAEPRAPYPHARDLLLLRAHLEGTAALLGGYARTAEAQQLVGTGWAQPIVADREAVRAAAPRVGAAGDDVEMGRDAGARTARLPTLAWRTAREALAAGAPVLVQVPRRGYVPSLACARCRTPARCGHCSGPLAAGGGDTVPACRWCGRPAANWSCGVCGFTRLRAVVVGAGRTAEELGRAFPGVPVRTSGGAAVLTTVPGGPALVVATPGAEPRAEGGYGAALLLDGWALLSRPDLRAGEETLRRWANAAALVRPAGSGGKVVVGADAGLPVVQALVRWDPAGFADRELAERTELGFPPARRFASLTGMPAAIAELLDVARLPETAEPLGPVPAGTVGGEETERLLLRVPRRDGAALAAALHAAAATRSARKAPDPVRIQLDPLELF